The following proteins are co-located in the Leptospira sp. GIMC2001 genome:
- a CDS encoding response regulator transcription factor, producing the protein MNETTTKDNLKIGIVENDDYFLTELNERLEKLSNIRNIQSWTSSEQFLMDLDNLDLDILFLDIMLPGMSGIELVGKLTEKSSKTKVIMLTNMNSDEMIFDSIKNGALGYILKSDIGRIREIVEVVQEGGATITPTIALRVFSSFRKIQSNESQGLTDRETQILQLLVKGKKIASISQFLLLSEHTVNGYVKSIYKKLSVHNRVELTLKAQKLSLL; encoded by the coding sequence ATGAATGAAACGACGACTAAAGATAACTTGAAAATTGGAATCGTTGAAAATGACGATTATTTTTTGACTGAACTAAATGAGAGATTGGAAAAACTTTCCAATATTCGGAATATTCAATCTTGGACTTCTTCAGAGCAGTTTTTGATGGATTTAGACAATCTAGATTTAGACATTCTCTTCCTTGACATCATGCTTCCAGGTATGAGTGGTATTGAACTCGTTGGTAAATTAACTGAAAAATCTTCAAAAACCAAAGTCATTATGCTTACCAATATGAATTCTGATGAAATGATATTTGATTCCATAAAGAATGGTGCATTAGGTTATATTCTGAAATCTGATATCGGAAGAATTCGCGAAATTGTCGAAGTCGTTCAAGAAGGTGGTGCAACAATAACTCCAACGATAGCTCTAAGAGTTTTTTCAAGCTTTCGCAAAATTCAATCCAATGAATCTCAAGGATTGACTGATCGAGAAACACAAATACTCCAACTTCTCGTAAAAGGAAAAAAAATTGCATCAATTTCTCAATTTTTATTATTGAGCGAACATACTGTGAACGGTTATGTCAAATCAATCTATAAAAAATTGAGTGTTCACAATCGAGTGGAATTGACTTTAAAAGCTCAGAAACTTTCTCTTCTATGA
- a CDS encoding 7TM-DISM domain-containing protein, which yields MKKLALLISSFLFLFLVYCSSSKTSELSTESDSLGKNDHTRYHIDLSVFKNSEIYSIDGPWEFYWMELLQPTKLKSDSDYEIPAKNKFQQKSPDLLLNEFRPWTKSKLNNAGLPAFGYATYRTILRIPKSGMQLGIFYPHLFSASRIWVNGVELAHKGKVSEQLDLIQSSRKNTEVYFTVPSHELEIILHVANSHFYQGGPRGKLLIGSEKSIKNHIVKNIILDVIVFGLILGSMLYHLFIYFLNKDNKPFLFFSIVCLSFLLRLPFHNMKLYGIFFDEIPWSTQALFLHCLNIISMLAVVYFLNSLFPRSIKSYFFIIHWIGAIVAFALGLINERLLSLVNFYYVLIFLPLYLVQSSYLIFFKITERKSFFLMAIGVLGLSVFCFLALILNYFGIDSGAYLISGFLIYILFQALALSRFFTIALENRTQLKLQLTQENQRALTKQREELQILMHDSLGGELTDIHVFLERNINTNTEKYDKIVLNNLFNKTTSIIQSFRNQLLYIEDLNVAYENLFAGLNLTILRRYSDAGREVDFNLPDILLEKDFQDKIYNNQKDMLINLFYLFTEICTNDLKYGIGESYWDIDYKNACLYIQQKNQIKSLHHEMELIPKAGLARVEKMEGTLHAVVDKDKYILNISIPVTPSIPN from the coding sequence ATGAAAAAGCTAGCTTTACTTATAAGCTCTTTCTTATTTTTGTTCTTAGTCTATTGTTCATCATCTAAAACTTCTGAGCTTTCCACGGAAAGTGATAGCCTTGGCAAAAATGATCATACAAGATATCATATTGATTTATCAGTCTTTAAAAATTCAGAAATCTATTCAATTGATGGACCTTGGGAATTTTACTGGATGGAGTTATTGCAACCAACAAAGCTTAAGAGTGATTCTGATTATGAGATTCCTGCAAAGAACAAATTCCAGCAAAAATCTCCAGATTTATTACTTAACGAATTTAGACCTTGGACAAAATCAAAATTAAACAACGCAGGACTTCCCGCTTTTGGGTATGCTACCTATCGAACAATTCTTAGAATTCCTAAGTCTGGAATGCAATTAGGAATTTTTTATCCGCATCTCTTTAGCGCTTCAAGGATCTGGGTAAATGGAGTTGAACTTGCGCATAAAGGAAAAGTTTCCGAACAATTGGATCTAATTCAGTCTAGCCGAAAGAATACAGAAGTTTATTTTACTGTTCCGTCTCATGAATTGGAAATCATTCTTCACGTGGCAAATTCACATTTTTATCAAGGCGGACCAAGAGGGAAGCTACTCATCGGATCAGAAAAGTCAATCAAAAATCATATCGTTAAAAATATAATTTTGGATGTTATAGTTTTTGGACTTATCTTAGGTTCTATGCTCTATCATCTTTTTATTTATTTTTTAAATAAGGATAACAAACCATTCTTATTTTTTTCTATAGTCTGTTTATCATTTCTTTTAAGATTGCCATTTCATAATATGAAGTTATACGGAATATTCTTTGATGAGATACCTTGGAGTACCCAGGCTTTATTCCTGCATTGTTTGAATATCATTTCAATGCTTGCTGTCGTTTATTTTTTGAATAGTTTATTTCCAAGATCAATCAAATCCTATTTTTTTATTATACATTGGATTGGCGCAATCGTTGCTTTTGCACTTGGACTCATCAATGAAAGGCTATTGTCTTTGGTTAATTTTTATTATGTTTTGATATTTCTACCTTTATATCTAGTTCAGTCTAGCTATTTGATATTCTTTAAAATCACAGAGAGAAAATCATTCTTTCTTATGGCAATCGGAGTCTTAGGTTTAAGCGTATTTTGTTTTTTGGCTCTTATTCTTAATTATTTTGGAATTGATAGTGGGGCATATCTCATTTCTGGATTTTTGATATATATTTTATTCCAAGCTCTGGCACTGAGCCGTTTCTTTACGATTGCATTGGAAAATCGTACTCAGTTAAAATTGCAGTTAACCCAAGAAAATCAAAGGGCTTTGACCAAGCAAAGAGAAGAATTACAGATTCTCATGCACGATAGTCTGGGTGGCGAATTAACTGATATCCATGTATTCTTGGAAAGAAATATCAATACGAACACGGAAAAATATGATAAGATAGTTTTAAATAATCTATTTAACAAAACAACTTCGATAATTCAATCATTTCGCAATCAATTGTTATATATTGAAGACCTCAATGTAGCCTATGAAAATCTTTTCGCTGGGTTGAATCTCACCATACTTAGGAGATATTCAGATGCAGGTCGTGAGGTGGATTTCAATCTTCCGGATATTTTGCTTGAGAAAGATTTTCAAGATAAAATTTACAATAATCAGAAAGATATGCTAATAAATTTATTCTATCTTTTTACAGAAATTTGCACAAATGATCTTAAGTATGGGATTGGTGAATCCTATTGGGATATTGATTATAAGAATGCTTGCTTATATATTCAACAGAAAAATCAAATAAAGTCTTTACATCATGAGATGGAATTGATTCCAAAAGCAGGATTAGCGCGGGTAGAAAAGATGGAAGGAACATTGCATGCGGTTGTTGATAAGGACAAATACATTTTAAATATTTCAATTCCTGTGACCCCTAGTATTCCAAATTGA
- a CDS encoding winged helix-turn-helix transcriptional regulator gives MPDFLYKGKTYYNPVEFVLDWIGGAWKMPVLWRVREKTLRYSEIKKTLPHISDRMLSITLRELEQVGLLHRKVYAVVPPKTEYSLTELGKKSIPVIDVLREFGIFLMKSEGIETKNETPITNNTKNRISRKKQL, from the coding sequence ATGCCTGATTTTCTATACAAAGGGAAGACTTATTACAACCCTGTTGAATTTGTTTTGGATTGGATTGGCGGAGCATGGAAAATGCCAGTTCTTTGGCGAGTAAGAGAAAAAACTCTACGATATTCAGAAATCAAGAAAACTCTACCTCATATATCTGATCGAATGCTTTCAATCACTCTCCGAGAGCTTGAGCAAGTCGGACTACTGCACAGAAAAGTTTATGCAGTCGTTCCACCAAAAACTGAATATTCTTTAACTGAGTTAGGCAAAAAGTCCATCCCAGTAATTGATGTATTGCGAGAGTTTGGTATATTTCTTATGAAGAGTGAAGGAATCGAAACAAAAAATGAAACTCCCATAACAAATAATACCAAAAATAGAATTTCCAGAAAAAAACAATTGTGA
- a CDS encoding NADPH-dependent F420 reductase — translation MKIAIIGTGNVGGALATIWSQKGHDINLGVRDINSFKGKELLKNLNTSVYSISEAVQLSDVIVISTPAVSTIEVTKSLGNTKSKIIIDTMNTIMGKGAIGYNNTTSAILDHTETNDVVKCFNTTGANNLADPKYGNQNLDAFVCGDSAKGKEIAIQLADDAGFAECYDVGGNDKFDLMEQFAFFWINLAMFQKQGRNIGFKILKR, via the coding sequence TTGAAGATCGCGATCATTGGAACAGGAAACGTAGGTGGTGCTTTAGCAACAATCTGGTCACAAAAAGGACATGATATCAATTTGGGGGTTAGAGATATAAATTCTTTTAAAGGAAAAGAGCTTTTAAAAAATTTGAATACATCCGTCTATTCAATTTCTGAGGCTGTACAATTATCAGATGTAATCGTGATTTCAACTCCTGCAGTATCAACCATAGAAGTTACTAAGTCTTTAGGTAATACAAAAAGTAAAATCATAATCGACACAATGAATACTATTATGGGCAAAGGTGCAATAGGCTACAACAATACAACGTCCGCAATTTTAGATCATACTGAGACGAATGATGTAGTAAAATGTTTTAATACTACCGGTGCAAACAACCTAGCTGATCCCAAATATGGTAATCAAAATTTGGATGCCTTTGTATGTGGAGATTCAGCTAAGGGCAAAGAGATTGCAATTCAATTAGCCGATGATGCAGGTTTTGCAGAATGTTATGATGTTGGAGGCAATGATAAGTTTGATTTGATGGAACAGTTTGCATTTTTCTGGATCAATCTAGCTATGTTCCAAAAACAAGGAAGAAATATTGGGTTTAAAATATTAAAAAGATAA
- a CDS encoding thioredoxin family protein, with product MAINPILAQPKTVDFQLKAPEVIEIGAGSNFDFGIDVKLPKGFHIYLKHLSTLNFNIVTEFKVDNKTGFLIALKSEPKGSKKGESIILPGQGNDKVAGSYKLSLSEIKGRAKSDEMYKVPISIKTQLCDTKKDVCLRPQEQNIILNVKIVKDKVALKSRSLAKDKINWLDDDNEAMKLAKSRGQKILVLYTADWCGPCVNLSKEILSKQEVGDYLNKNYVTFRYKDGESDDSYNSKYDIEYFPTMYLADQNMKPIKNADPSWESPKKFINSITKYAVPYNSNQVSSSTTAPSSPSRPSLNLSITGEESGQLTLAPSGNWEYIVGNSTKYSFTENRRDEHYIIMLNNSSNEWLAVPVEGKGKVLVYREDVWKDYGIVSK from the coding sequence ATGGCAATAAATCCGATTTTGGCGCAGCCCAAAACAGTCGATTTTCAATTAAAAGCACCTGAAGTTATTGAAATTGGTGCTGGAAGCAATTTTGACTTTGGTATCGATGTTAAGCTGCCAAAAGGTTTCCATATTTATTTGAAACATTTATCAACTTTAAACTTTAATATTGTTACTGAATTCAAAGTAGATAATAAGACGGGATTTCTTATTGCTCTGAAATCTGAACCTAAAGGATCTAAAAAAGGAGAAAGCATAATTCTTCCAGGTCAAGGAAATGATAAAGTTGCAGGAAGTTATAAGCTGAGTCTATCAGAAATCAAAGGTCGAGCTAAGTCAGACGAAATGTACAAGGTTCCGATCTCAATCAAAACACAATTATGTGATACGAAAAAAGACGTTTGTCTTCGACCACAAGAACAAAATATAATCTTGAATGTAAAAATTGTAAAAGATAAAGTCGCTTTAAAATCAAGATCCTTGGCAAAAGATAAAATCAATTGGCTTGATGACGATAATGAAGCTATGAAACTTGCAAAATCACGAGGACAAAAAATCTTAGTTTTATACACAGCAGATTGGTGTGGACCATGCGTGAATTTAAGTAAAGAAATTCTGTCCAAGCAAGAAGTCGGTGATTATCTTAATAAAAATTATGTTACTTTTAGATATAAAGATGGGGAATCCGATGACTCCTATAATTCTAAATATGATATAGAATATTTTCCAACAATGTATCTTGCAGATCAGAATATGAAACCAATCAAAAATGCAGATCCAAGTTGGGAGAGCCCAAAAAAATTCATCAATTCGATCACGAAATATGCTGTGCCATACAATAGCAATCAGGTATCTTCCTCAACAACGGCACCTAGTTCACCTAGCAGACCTAGTCTGAATTTATCAATTACGGGTGAAGAATCTGGACAGCTTACTTTGGCTCCGTCGGGAAATTGGGAATATATTGTCGGGAATTCAACGAAGTATAGCTTTACTGAGAATAGGCGAGATGAGCATTATATCATAATGCTGAACAATTCTAGTAACGAATGGTTAGCGGTTCCCGTTGAAGGAAAAGGAAAAGTGCTAGTCTATCGAGAAGATGTATGGAAAGACTATGGGATTGTCTCAAAGTAA
- the meaB gene encoding methylmalonyl Co-A mutase-associated GTPase MeaB gives MKESALKISKGVEQVSSLNPNLKTNVSKNKKNVLKVDEYVQGILKQDLLMLSKGITLVESNNHEHHLIASEIIEKLLPYTGNSIRIGITGVPGVGKSTFIEAFGEYIISKNKKLAVLAIDPTSQRSHGSILGDKTRMENLSKNPHAYIRPSPAGGSLGGVARKTRETTLLCEAAGFDTILIETVGVGQSETAVHSMVDFFLLLMLAGAGDELQGIKRGIMEMADMIAINKADGDNFHKATGAKSEYSAALHLFPPTASNWIPKVLTCSSTEATGIDQVWNHIEEYIQLTKENGYYTRNRKEQTRYWFREFLTEAIQDNFYAKPNRKEKAKSLEDRVVKGEITSLTAIRELMES, from the coding sequence ATGAAAGAATCGGCGCTGAAGATATCCAAAGGTGTAGAACAAGTAAGCTCACTCAATCCAAATCTTAAGACCAACGTATCCAAAAATAAAAAGAATGTTTTGAAAGTTGATGAATATGTTCAAGGTATTTTGAAACAAGATTTATTAATGCTTAGTAAAGGAATAACTTTAGTTGAATCCAACAATCATGAACATCATCTTATAGCTTCGGAAATAATTGAAAAATTATTACCTTATACTGGCAATTCCATCCGAATCGGAATAACTGGAGTTCCAGGTGTTGGTAAATCAACCTTTATCGAAGCATTTGGGGAATATATTATTTCCAAAAATAAAAAACTAGCAGTTCTAGCAATCGATCCCACATCTCAGAGATCCCATGGAAGCATTCTTGGTGATAAGACTCGAATGGAGAATCTATCCAAGAATCCTCATGCTTATATCCGACCTTCTCCAGCAGGCGGATCACTTGGTGGCGTAGCAAGAAAAACTCGTGAGACTACACTATTGTGTGAAGCTGCGGGTTTTGATACAATACTAATCGAAACAGTTGGTGTCGGCCAATCGGAAACAGCGGTTCATTCAATGGTCGATTTTTTTCTTCTTCTTATGCTCGCTGGTGCAGGAGACGAATTGCAAGGAATCAAGCGCGGAATTATGGAGATGGCAGATATGATTGCAATCAATAAGGCTGATGGGGATAATTTCCATAAAGCGACAGGTGCGAAATCAGAGTATTCTGCGGCACTCCATCTATTTCCACCGACTGCATCAAACTGGATTCCAAAAGTTCTCACCTGTTCTTCGACAGAAGCGACAGGAATTGATCAAGTATGGAATCATATTGAAGAGTATATTCAACTAACAAAAGAAAATGGGTACTACACCAGAAATCGCAAAGAACAAACTCGATATTGGTTTCGTGAATTTCTCACAGAAGCAATACAAGATAATTTCTATGCGAAACCCAACCGAAAAGAAAAGGCAAAATCTTTAGAAGACCGTGTAGTAAAGGGTGAGATTACGAGTCTCACCGCAATACGCGAATTGATGGAATCTTAA